A window of Oncorhynchus tshawytscha isolate Ot180627B linkage group LG10, Otsh_v2.0, whole genome shotgun sequence contains these coding sequences:
- the LOC112259917 gene encoding uncharacterized protein LOC112259917 — translation MTSLHMRCYQQRRNYTITQLFLIFLLMFKTGSLAKISQSDVLKTFLAGDRVHLECLTSEEDGNYYNWIKIIIGQAPVLILSLYTHANTAKFFGEFNNPRYMATKNGTSFVLTISDARPSDMGMYYCATRDYDAMIFGKGVFLMYGDSRNQHLTQQSESVQPGDSVTLNCTIHTKTCSGDHSVYWFRHSSGESHPGIIYTHGDRSDQCEKSPEAGSPTQSCVYNLPKRKLSLSDAGTYYCAVASCGEILFGNRTKLDVGGPADLVDPKLLALIVSNILSLIAVVVLICVRRKKGLPQHPQSGVTAPSCPDKERDEGEELNYAAMSFSSRKTKRRAEPERQTRATDMNVVYSGVKGHHEWNWDS, via the exons ATGACTAGTCTACACATGAGATGCTATCAAcagagaaggaattatacaataaCCCAACTGTTTCTCATATTTTTACTGATGTTTAAAACAG GGTCTCTTGCTAAAATCAGCCAGAGCGATGTCTTAAAGACTTTCCTGGCTGGAGACAGAGTTCATTTGGAATGCCTCACGTCAGAAGAAGATGGCAACTACTACAACTGGATCAAGATAATAATAGGACAAGCCCCAGTATTAATTCTGTCTCTTTACACTCACGCCAACACTGCAAAGTTCTTTGGAGAGTTTAACAACCCCCGGTATATGGCAACGAAGAATGGAACCAGTTTTGTGCTGACTATTTCAGATGCTAGACCATCAGatatggggatgtattactgtgctACACGCGATTACGATGCCATGATCTTCGGGAAGGGTGTGTTTCTGATGTATGGGG ATTCCAGGAACCAGCATCTTACTCAGCAGTCTGAGTCTGTCCAGCCAGGAGACTCTGTGACTTTGAACTGTACAATACACACTAAGACCTGTTCAGGAGATCACAGTGTCTATTGGTTCAGACATAGTTCAGGAGAATCCCATCCAGGAATCATTTACACCCATGGAGACAGGAGTGATCAGTGTGAGAAGAGCCCTGAGGCTGGGTCTCCTACACAGAGCTGTGTCTACAACCTCCCCAAGAGGAAACTCAGCCTCTCTGATGCTGGGACTTACTACTGTGCTGTGGCCTCATGTGGGGAAATACTGTTTGGGAACAGGACCAAGCTGGATGTTGGAG GCCCTGCTGATCTGGTGGACCCCAAGCTCCTGGCTCTAATCGTATCCAACATCTTGAGCTTGATTGCAGTCGTTGTCCTCATCTGTGTGAGAAGGAAGAAAG GTTTGCCTCAACATCCTCAAAGTGGTGTTACAGCCCCTTCCTGTCCTGACAAGGAG agagatgagggagaggagctgAACTATGCTGCCATGAGTTTCTCCTCGAGGAAGACCAAGAGGAGAGcagaaccagagagacagaccagagcgACGGACATGAATGTGGTTTACTCTGGAGTGAAAGGTCATCATGAGTGGAACTGGGATTCATGA